One Gordonia sp. SID5947 genomic region harbors:
- a CDS encoding glycine betaine ABC transporter substrate-binding protein codes for MIKRAATAILTVLALAAVAGCSESAPSAGQLVMGAPASPSMQVMAQIYAGALRHAGSAVSMTVPRGTYRSLLDDMDATTVDLFPAFSGRLLAELAPQSAPPTADAVYTELNRSLPQGVSVGDATTVSATPQVFVAASVADRGGVTALADCARLSPGLPLVVVGAPDGPTVDALSAAGCRFGPVESVPSTSAVVRRVAGGGAVGLLTPLDVAGDDAEGVSGDIRALTAPKSAKDDGASGTAETSPSRSTHEAAPNGDEELATGPRAEQLVPVYRTAALSRDQVKTVNKVAGEMTTADLATLARKAAAGEPAAVLANGWLAEHGL; via the coding sequence GTGATCAAGCGTGCCGCGACAGCGATCCTGACGGTCCTCGCCCTCGCCGCAGTGGCCGGGTGCTCGGAGTCTGCGCCATCGGCGGGACAGCTGGTGATGGGGGCGCCCGCATCTCCGTCGATGCAGGTGATGGCGCAGATCTATGCGGGTGCGTTGCGGCACGCCGGCAGCGCTGTCTCGATGACCGTGCCGCGAGGGACCTATCGTTCCCTGCTCGACGACATGGATGCCACCACAGTCGACCTCTTTCCGGCATTCAGCGGGCGGCTGCTGGCAGAACTCGCACCGCAATCGGCCCCGCCCACTGCCGATGCCGTGTACACCGAGCTGAATCGGTCACTGCCGCAAGGTGTCTCCGTCGGCGATGCGACAACTGTCTCGGCCACCCCGCAGGTCTTCGTCGCTGCCTCGGTCGCCGACCGGGGCGGCGTCACCGCGCTGGCGGACTGCGCGCGACTGTCGCCAGGCCTGCCGCTGGTGGTGGTGGGGGCCCCGGACGGACCGACGGTCGATGCGCTCAGCGCGGCAGGCTGCCGATTCGGCCCGGTGGAATCGGTGCCATCCACTTCCGCGGTCGTCCGGCGGGTCGCCGGTGGTGGGGCCGTCGGTCTCCTCACCCCGCTCGACGTCGCGGGCGACGATGCCGAGGGCGTCTCCGGGGACATCCGGGCGCTCACCGCACCCAAATCGGCAAAGGACGACGGTGCGTCGGGCACCGCCGAGACCTCACCCTCGCGATCGACTCACGAGGCCGCCCCGAACGGCGACGAGGAGCTCGCGACGGGGCCGCGCGCCGAGCAGTTGGTGCCGGTGTACCGGACGGCGGCGCTGTCACGCGATCAGGTGAAAACGGTCAACAAGGTGGCCGGCGAGATGACCACCGCGGATCTGGCGACCCTGGCGAGAAAGGCCGCCGCGGGCGAA
- a CDS encoding MarC family protein, with translation MPFDATVYTTTLITLVVIMDPPGQIPLFLSLVGHRSPEYRKRAAWQAPLVSLFVISVFAIGGKAILNYVHIGIPALQGAGGLLLLLVALQLLTGLGNAGKPQASDDVNVALVPLGTPLLAGPGAIAAVIVEVGNVAGDTGGYLAIAAAIVSVHLIVMIVLRYATVLIRVLGVGGITLLAKIAGLLLAAIAVQLIADSIAGFIAASG, from the coding sequence GTGCCCTTTGACGCAACGGTCTACACGACCACCCTGATCACACTGGTGGTGATCATGGACCCGCCGGGGCAGATCCCGCTCTTCCTGAGCCTCGTCGGCCACCGATCGCCCGAGTACCGCAAGCGCGCGGCGTGGCAGGCACCGCTCGTGAGTCTGTTCGTGATCAGTGTGTTCGCGATCGGTGGCAAGGCCATCCTGAACTACGTGCACATCGGTATCCCGGCCCTGCAGGGGGCCGGTGGTCTGCTGCTGTTGCTGGTCGCGTTGCAGCTGTTGACCGGACTCGGCAACGCAGGAAAACCGCAGGCGAGCGACGACGTCAACGTCGCGCTGGTCCCGCTGGGTACCCCGCTGCTGGCGGGGCCGGGGGCCATTGCGGCCGTCATCGTCGAGGTCGGCAATGTCGCGGGTGACACCGGTGGGTACCTCGCGATCGCGGCGGCCATCGTGAGCGTCCATCTCATCGTGATGATCGTGCTCCGCTACGCCACCGTCCTCATCCGGGTGTTGGGGGTCGGCGGGATCACGCTGCTGGCCAAGATCGCAGGCCTCCTGCTCGCTGCCATCGCCGTCCAGTTGATCGCCGACTCCATTGCCGGTTTCATCGCGGCCTCCGGCTAA
- a CDS encoding magnesium and cobalt transport protein CorA gives MPHLRPGGLVPPRREKRPLPRIPVPVARAVVDCAVYIDGHRQAGYISYTSALDRVRSTGEGFVWLGLHSPDDEQMQGVAEVFGLHELMVEDAVHAHQRPKLEVYDDTQFLVLRTVKYVEHESMEQASEVVETGEIMIFVGADFVITVRHGDHTHLSGLRRRLEARPERLVLGPTAVLHAIADLVVDSYLAVTDEMESDILAIEESVFGPRRSLNIDPVYLLKREVLELRRAVTPLTGPLARLTGQNPLVPKEIRRHFRDVADHLTTVIDRIVEYDEVLSSLIGTAAAKVGIQQNTDMRKISSWVAIAAVPTMVAGIYGMNFDYMPELHQHWAYPTVIVLLIVACAGLWVVFRRHNWL, from the coding sequence ATGCCACACCTGCGCCCCGGCGGACTGGTCCCCCCGCGCCGGGAGAAGCGGCCGCTGCCGCGGATACCGGTGCCGGTGGCGCGCGCCGTCGTGGACTGTGCGGTCTACATCGACGGCCACCGCCAGGCGGGGTACATCTCCTACACCTCCGCGCTCGACCGGGTTCGCTCGACGGGCGAGGGTTTCGTCTGGCTCGGCCTGCACTCCCCCGACGACGAGCAGATGCAGGGCGTCGCCGAGGTCTTCGGCCTGCACGAATTGATGGTCGAGGATGCCGTACATGCCCACCAGCGACCCAAGCTCGAGGTCTACGACGACACCCAGTTCCTGGTCTTGCGGACGGTCAAATACGTCGAGCACGAGTCGATGGAACAGGCCAGCGAGGTGGTGGAGACCGGCGAGATCATGATCTTCGTCGGGGCCGACTTCGTCATCACGGTGCGGCACGGCGACCACACCCACCTGTCGGGCCTGCGGCGACGCCTCGAGGCCAGACCGGAGCGCCTCGTCCTGGGGCCCACCGCGGTCTTGCACGCGATCGCCGATCTGGTCGTCGACAGTTATCTCGCGGTCACCGACGAGATGGAGAGCGACATCCTCGCCATCGAGGAATCCGTCTTCGGCCCGCGGCGGTCGCTGAACATCGATCCGGTCTATCTCCTCAAACGCGAGGTTCTCGAACTGCGCCGCGCGGTGACCCCGCTGACGGGGCCGCTGGCCCGTCTCACCGGGCAGAACCCGTTGGTGCCCAAAGAGATCCGCCGGCACTTCCGCGATGTCGCCGACCACCTGACCACCGTCATCGACCGGATCGTCGAGTACGACGAGGTGCTGTCCTCGCTGATCGGCACGGCGGCCGCAAAGGTGGGGATTCAGCAGAACACCGACATGCGCAAGATCTCGTCGTGGGTCGCCATCGCAGCGGTCCCCACCATGGTGGCGGGAATCTACGGCATGAACTTCGACTACATGCCCGAACTCCACCAGCACTGGGCCTATCCCACCGTGATCGTGCTGCTGATCGTCGCATGCGCGGGACTATGGGTGGTCTTCCGCCGTCACAACTGGCTGTGA
- a CDS encoding suppressor of fused domain protein, with protein MSDAVTDRINGYLAERLDAQPQRASVTFLGVEPIDVLRFLAGDDLVYVTVGCARHPMSEPTDIHADPVRGPRVELVVRMHAGAPLPGLHRRMATLAAAPAVEGLIIGADALIDLSEPVWDGSACTAVLLEADDLGEVALDEPMDPVRFLRAVPITANEAAWVRLKGATALRDAWAEAGIDVRSPDRAAAKL; from the coding sequence GTGAGCGACGCCGTGACGGACCGGATCAATGGATACCTCGCCGAACGGCTCGATGCCCAACCGCAGCGAGCCTCGGTGACCTTCCTCGGCGTCGAGCCGATCGACGTACTGCGCTTCCTGGCCGGTGACGATCTCGTCTACGTCACGGTGGGGTGTGCCCGCCATCCGATGTCGGAGCCGACCGACATCCATGCCGACCCCGTGCGCGGGCCACGAGTCGAGCTCGTCGTCCGGATGCACGCGGGAGCCCCACTGCCCGGACTGCACCGGCGGATGGCCACGTTGGCCGCGGCGCCGGCCGTCGAGGGCCTCATCATCGGGGCGGACGCCCTGATCGATCTCTCCGAGCCGGTCTGGGACGGTTCGGCATGCACCGCCGTCCTCCTGGAGGCCGATGACCTCGGCGAAGTGGCCCTCGACGAACCGATGGACCCTGTGCGATTCCTGCGGGCCGTGCCGATCACCGCCAACGAGGCCGCCTGGGTGCGTCTCAAAGGGGCGACCGCACTGCGGGATGCCTGGGCCGAGGCCGGGATCGATGTCCGATCGCCGGATCGGGCGGCCGCGAAACTCTAG
- a CDS encoding metallophosphoesterase family protein, with protein sequence MVRVLAVADEVVDSLTFGVGIDARPDIILGAGDLPFEYLEVLSTLCDAPCVYVPGNHDRDLTGYRHSRTGWIRAGLPTDDPGPRGAINADRRTVTVAGLRISGLGGCRRYNDGPNQYSDMQQRIRSWRLSCTRATPDILLTHSPARGVGDGDDVPHRGFDCYHGLVRSLQPTLLVHGHVHPFGAKPIDTMIGDATTSMNVVGYCQFDITPGSREFQIVRRRHGS encoded by the coding sequence GTGGTACGAGTCCTCGCGGTGGCCGATGAGGTCGTCGACTCCCTGACCTTCGGGGTCGGCATCGACGCGCGTCCCGACATCATTCTCGGTGCCGGCGACCTGCCGTTCGAGTACCTCGAGGTGCTCAGCACCCTCTGCGACGCCCCATGTGTCTACGTTCCCGGCAATCACGACCGCGACCTGACCGGTTACCGCCACAGCCGAACCGGATGGATCCGGGCGGGGCTGCCCACCGACGATCCCGGACCGCGAGGTGCGATCAACGCCGATCGACGGACCGTGACGGTGGCAGGGTTGCGGATCAGCGGGCTCGGCGGATGCCGACGTTACAACGACGGGCCCAACCAGTACTCCGACATGCAGCAGCGGATCCGCTCCTGGCGCCTGAGCTGTACCCGGGCCACCCCCGACATCCTGCTGACCCACAGCCCGGCACGCGGGGTCGGTGACGGCGACGACGTGCCGCACCGTGGCTTCGACTGCTACCACGGACTGGTGCGGTCGCTGCAGCCCACGCTGCTCGTGCACGGTCACGTCCACCCGTTCGGCGCGAAGCCGATCGACACGATGATCGGTGACGCGACGACATCGATGAACGTGGTGGGTTACTGCCAGTTCGACATCACCCCCGGCAGTCGCGAATTCCAGATCGTGAGGCGACGTCATGGCTCGTGA
- a CDS encoding chromosome partitioning protein ParB, with the protein MARDTGFPDADAENDFTRMRRHAEMSRLVAWFTRQPADVNTVLPFDEVVAALGRIGDTYLGLAQVEVESIVGSVDRTKDFDRYFRPTSSRIRERWQRLAAAQRRGESVPPVRLYRIGSMHFVLDGHHRVSIAIARHLHIIDAYVTEIHTRISPEGINAASDLIMKDHRRLFLSRVPLAGAQAAAIRFSDPFDYAELSENVEAWGFRLSQEIGEFLSRPEVARRWFGEEFLPVVRMARRADVRPDLTSDAELYLWLACERYRLVRKHIWDDDILRELHDQGRRRRR; encoded by the coding sequence ATGGCTCGTGACACCGGATTCCCGGATGCGGACGCGGAGAACGACTTCACCCGGATGCGACGGCACGCCGAGATGTCGCGGCTCGTCGCCTGGTTCACCCGGCAGCCCGCCGACGTGAACACTGTCCTGCCGTTCGACGAGGTCGTCGCCGCGCTCGGCCGGATCGGCGATACCTACCTCGGACTTGCACAGGTCGAGGTCGAGTCCATCGTCGGAAGCGTGGACCGCACAAAGGATTTCGACCGCTATTTCCGGCCCACGTCGTCGCGCATCCGGGAGCGGTGGCAGCGTCTGGCGGCGGCGCAGCGACGCGGCGAATCGGTGCCGCCGGTACGGCTCTACCGCATCGGCTCGATGCATTTCGTGCTCGACGGTCACCACCGCGTCTCGATCGCCATCGCCCGCCACCTGCACATCATCGATGCATACGTCACCGAGATCCACACGCGCATCTCGCCCGAAGGCATCAACGCCGCGTCCGACCTGATCATGAAAGACCACCGACGCCTCTTCCTGTCCCGGGTTCCGCTCGCCGGCGCACAGGCCGCGGCCATCCGCTTCTCGGATCCGTTCGACTACGCCGAGCTCTCGGAGAACGTCGAGGCGTGGGGTTTTCGGCTCAGCCAGGAGATCGGCGAGTTCCTCAGTCGCCCGGAGGTGGCCCGCCGATGGTTCGGCGAAGAATTCCTGCCGGTGGTCCGGATGGCGCGGCGTGCCGACGTCCGGCCGGACCTCACCAGTGACGCCGAACTCTATCTCTGGCTCGCGTGCGAGCGTTATCGCCTGGTGCGCAAACACATCTGGGATGACGACATCCTGCGGGAGCTACACGACCAGGGCCGACGGCGCCGACGCTGA
- a CDS encoding nucleoside deaminase → MTITPTDIGHLRRCVDLARAALDAGDEPFGSTLVAEDGTELFADRNRVSGGDATQHPEFAIARWAATNLSPAQRASSTVYTSGEHCPMCSAAHAWVGLGRIVYATSGAQLGTWLDEWGAAPAPVTALSIQQVAPGVEVDGPADEFTDTMRGLHHARVSRDAG, encoded by the coding sequence ATGACCATCACCCCCACCGACATCGGACATCTGCGCCGCTGTGTGGATCTGGCACGAGCGGCCCTCGACGCCGGTGACGAACCGTTCGGCTCGACGCTGGTGGCCGAGGACGGGACCGAGCTCTTCGCCGATCGCAACCGGGTGTCCGGCGGCGATGCCACACAGCACCCGGAATTCGCGATAGCCCGCTGGGCGGCAACCAATCTGTCTCCGGCACAGCGTGCGTCGTCCACGGTCTACACGTCGGGCGAGCATTGTCCGATGTGTTCGGCGGCGCACGCCTGGGTCGGCCTCGGACGTATCGTGTACGCCACGTCGGGCGCTCAGCTGGGTACGTGGCTCGACGAGTGGGGCGCGGCGCCAGCTCCGGTCACGGCGTTGTCGATCCAGCAGGTCGCGCCCGGCGTCGAGGTCGACGGACCCGCCGACGAGTTCACCGACACCATGCGCGGATTACACCACGCCCGCGTCAGCCGAGACGCAGGTTAA